The segment AGCGTGAAATAGATGTGGCCCGAGGACGGTTGCGAGAGGTTGCCGATCTCGCCCTCGACCCATACGCGCCCCAATCGATCCTCGAGCAGGCCGCGGACCTCCTGGTTCAAACGCGACACTGTGTAGACGGGGAGGCCTTGTCGGTAGGATGGCGGGCTGTCGGATTCCATCGCCGCACCATACCCTAGAACGCCCCGGGCAGGGAACCCGGGGCACTTATGGCTCAACGGGGATAATAGGGCTTGACGTGGGCGTTGGCCGCGGCCTGGCGCTCGGCCGTTTGGCATTGCAGGATGACCATGTTGGCGGCCTTGATCGCCGCGCCGTAGTTGCCCTTGGCGGCGGCCGTGCGCGCTACGGCGAGCAGGTGCGGGGTGGCGAGCCATAGCGCGCCGTGGGCGCGGGCGTCCTTGACCGCGATATCGGCCTGTTTCAGGCGCGCGGCGGCGACCGCGCTTTGCGGGGCGTGGTGGGTGGTTACGTGCGCGCAGCCCGCCAATACCAGCGCGTACACGGCCGCAAGGGCGATTTTTTTCATCATTTGCTCCTCCTGATCGGTATGGGGTTAGTGTATAGACGTTTACGGCCGAAAAACAAAGCCAAGCGCGGCCCATGGCGGTCGGTTCCCGGGGCGTTTACGGCCGCGCGGGCTTTCCGTATAATGTCGCATGCGTATCGTTCAAGAAGCCCTGACATTCGACGATGTCCTCCTGCTGCCGGATCATTCGCGCGTTCTGCCCCGTGATGTCGATCTGAAGGCCACACTCTCCCGCCACATCCGACTCAATATCCCGCTGTTGTCGGCGGCCATGGATACCGTGACCGAGGCGCGCGCGGCGATCTGTCTGGCCCAGGAGGGCGGGCTTGGGGTGATTCACAAGAATCTGAATGCCGCGCGCCAGGCCGACGAGGTCCGACGTGTGAAGAAGTTCGAAAGCGGGGTCATAAGCGATCCGGTGACGGCGACCCCGGACATGACGGTGCGCGCGGTGGTGGGGCTCATGCGCAGCCACCACGTCTCGGGGGTCCCGGTGATCCGCGATGGGCAATTGGTGGGCATCGTGACCAGCCGCGATCTGCGCTTTGAGACGCGTAATGATGAGTTGATTGCGCACATCATGACCCCCAAGGAACGGCTCGTCACGGTCAAGGAGGGTGCGTCGCGCGACGAGATCCAGGCACTTTTGCATAAGCATCGCATCGAGAAGGTCCTGGTGGTGGATGACAGTTTCCGTCTCAAAGGGCTTGTGACGGTAAAGGACATCCAAAAGGCCACCGAGAAGCCTCTGGCCGTGAAAGACGGCAAGGGGCGGCTGCGAGTCGGCGCTGCGGTCGGGGTCGGCGCCGGCACCGAGGAGCGCATCGAGCGCCTGCTCGAGGCCGAGGTGGATGTGCTTGTGGTCGATACCGCCCACGGCCACTCTGAGGGGGTCCTGGAGCGTGTGCGCTGGATCAAGAAGCACTACCCGAATGCCGAGGTCATAGGCGGAAATATCGCCACCGGTGACGCCGCACGGGCACTCGTGGATGCCGGGGTCGATGCCGTCAAGGTGGGTATAGGGCCGGGCTCGATCTGTACGACGCGTATCGTCGCGGGGGTCGGTGTTCCGCAGGTGACTGCCATCGACAATGTGGCCCGGGCCCTGGCGGGGACCGACGTCCCCCTGATCAGTGACGGCGGGATACGCTATTCAGGCGACATTGCCAAGGCCTTGGCCGCCGGGGCGCACACGGTCATGATCGGCAGCCTGTTCGCCGGCACCGACGAGGCCCCGGGCACCGTCGAACTCTATCAGGGGCGGTCGTACAAGACCTACCGCGGCATGGGCTCCCTGGGCGCCATGCAGGACGGGTCGAGCGATCGGTATTTTCAGGAAGACGGGGCCCCCGAGAAACTCGTCCCCGAGGGGATCGAGGGCCGCGTGCCCTATCGTGGGTCGCTCGTCAGCATCGTCTACCAGCTCATAGGGGGGCTGCGGTCGAGCATGGGCTACACCGGGAGCGCCGATCTTGCGGCCATGCGCGAGCGCGCGCAATTCGTGCGTATCACGAACGCCGGCATGCGCGAAAGCCATGTGCACGACGTGACCATCACCAAAGAGCCTCCCAACTATCAACGGGGCTAAGGGCATGTCGGGAGAGACGAAGGCAGCGGCCCCGGGTCTTGAGCGGATCCTGATTCTCGATTTCGGCTCGCAGTATACGCAGCTCATCGCGCGACGCGTGCGTGAGGCCGGCGTGTATTGCGAGATCATGCCCTGTGACGTCGACGGCGAGGCGATCAGCGGATTCGCGCCGCGCGGCGTGATCCTGTCGGGCAGCCCCGAGTCGGTCAATGAGCGCGATACCCCACGAATTCCGGACGCGGTGCTGGCGGCGAACGTGCCGGTGCTCGGGATCTGCTACGGCATGCAAGCCCTGGCCGCACAGCTTGGCGGTCAGGTAGCGGCCGCGGCGCATCGTGAGTACGGCTACGCGCGCGTACGAACCGTCGGCCATTCGCCGCTGCTTGCGGATCTGAGCGATGGTGGCGAGGGTGAAGCGGTGCTCGATGTCTGGATGAGCCATGGTGACCGCGTCGAGGCCTGTCCGACCGGATTTCTGGCGATTGCCGAGACCGATAATGCGCCGTATGCGGCGATCGCCGATGAGGCGCGGCGCTACTATGGTTTGCAATTCCATCCCGAGGTCACCCATACGCGTCAGGGGCAGCGCATCATCGAGCGCTTCGTGCATGGGATCTGCGGGTGCCAGCGCGCCTGGACGGAGCGAGCGATCATCGATGGCATCCTCGCGGACATCCGCGCGCAGGTGGGTGATGAGGAAGTGGTGCTCGCGCTATCCGGTGGCGTCGATTCCTCGGTGGTCGCGGTGCTTTTGCATCAGGCGATCGGTGACCGGCTTACCTGCGTATTCGTGGACAACGGGCTTTTGCGGCTGCACGAGGGTGATCAGGTGATGGCGACCTTTGCCGATCATCTCGGGGTGCGCGTGATCCGCGTGAATGCCGCGGCCCGGTTTTTGGGGGCCTTGAAGGGCGTCGATGATCCGGAGCGCAAGCGCAAGATCATAGGCGAGACCTTCATTACGGTGTTTGAGGAAGAGGCCGCGCGCCTTGCGCGCGTGCGCTGGCTTGCCCAGGGGACCATCTATCCCGATGTGATCGAATCGGCGGGCGCCAAGGGCGGCAAGGCCCGGGTAATCAAGTCCCATCACAATGTGGGCGGTCTGCCCGAGCGCATGAAGCTGAAGCTGCTCGAACCCCTGCGGCTGCTGTTCAAAGACGAGGTCCGGCGTATCGGGCTTAGCCTCGGACTGCCGGAGGCCATGATCCACAGACATCCCTTTCCGGGGCCGGGTCTGGGCGTGCGTATTCTCGGGGCTGTTGAGGAGCGCTATGCCGATATCCTGCGGCAGGCCGACGCGATCTTCATCGAGGAGTTGCGGCGCGCCGGCTATTACGACAAGGTGAGCCAGGCATTCGCGGTGTTCCTGCCGGTGCGATCGGTAGGGGTCGTGGGCGATGGCCGCGCCTATGAACATGTCATTGCCCTGCGCGCCGTCGAGACCGTCGATTTCATGACCGCGAACTGGGCCGAGCTCCCTTACGCCCTGCTCGGGCGCGTCTCGAGCCGCATCATAAACGAGGTGCGTGGTGTAAGCCGCGTGGTCTATGACGTGTCGGGCAAGCCCCCCGCGACCATTGAGTGGGAGTGATTTGAGGTCCTTCGGGGACTATCGGCCGCTATCAAAAGTCGTCGTAACGTATTGGTTTAATACTTACATATCCGAACCTATCGCCAGCTATCGGTGGCAAGCGCGACAAGGCGGCGGTCAAGTTGACGGTCGTCTGCGAAGCCCCGATCAAGCTGAACTTGCCCCCGCTGTAGTAACGTCTCTTTCACGTAAGGTCCCGTGATTTCAGGGGTTTTCTGGGATTTGGGGGGATTTTTGGTACCTATTCGGTAAACCCGTAACCTTACGCGACCGTAACGCGGCCAGAGATTCCCGATGCGAGGCTCACGCCATTCGCGCAGGTGTCGGTGACACTGACCCAACAAGAGTATATCCAACTCGTGTGGGACGCCCGGTACTGGAAGACGGCGCATCGACGGGCCCTGGCCCGCCTGGAGCAACTGACCGTCGATCACCAACAAGCCATGGCCCAAGCCGCTCTGCGCGAGATGGCATTACAGAGTGAGCTTGAGACCGCGCGGGCGAAGATTTGTGATCTGCAAAAGCAGCTGTTTGGTCGTAAATCCGAGCATTCCGCGCAGGGCCATAAGGGACTCGCGCCGAACGTAAACGTATCGCGGTCGCGCGGTCAACAACCGGGCACACCCGGTCACGGGCGTACCCTACAAGCCCATCTACCCGCGCACGAGGAAACGATCGCAATCGACTCGTCACAGTGTCCGCGCTGCGGGTTGGGCTACGCCGACTTCCCGGGCACCGAAGACAGTGAGGTGCTAGAGATTGAGGTCCAGGCCTATCGGCGTGTCATCCACAGGCGGCGCTATCGCAAGGTCTGCTCCTGCCCAGGCGTGCCCGGCCTCATTACCGCACTACCCCCGCCACGGTTGATCCCGCGGGGCAAATACGGTATTTCGGTTTGGGTGTACCTGCTGCTCTCCAAGTTTTTGTACGGCCAACCCACCCATCGCGTGTTGCAGGACTTGGCCGATTCGGGGTTGACCCTGTCGGTGCACCGTCACCGGGGGGCTCAAGGCCCTGGCACCCCTATTTGCGCCTGTCGAAGAGGCGCTGGTGGTCCATCTGCGCAGCGAATCCCATTGGCATGCCGATGAGACCCGCTGTATGGTGTTTGTCGATATCGAAGGCAAGGTCGGACATCGCTGGTACTTGTGGGTGTTTCAGTCCCCATCGGTTATTCACTATGTACTGGATCCGACGCGATCAGCCGATGTCCCCATCGCCGAACTGGCCCAGGTGCAGGGCGGGATCGTGAGCTGTGATCGTTACTCGGCCTACAAGAAGTTCGTCCGGCTGCACACGACATTCGTGCTCGCTTTTTGTTGGGCCCATCAACGCCGGGATTTTCTGGAGCTGGCCAACAGTTATCCCGACAATCGCCGTGACTGATGACGTGGGTGGATGCCATAGCCGATCTGTACCATCACAATGGGCTGCGCCTTCAGGCGGACCCTGACAGCGCCTTGTACGCCGCGCACCATGCCCGCTTACAACAGGCCGTGCATGACCTGGCCACCCGGCGCGATGAGGCACTGGCCGACCCTAAGCTCGCCTTGCCTGCGGCCCAGGTCCTGCACAGCATGCAGAATCACTGGTCGGGCTTGACGGTGTTTGTCGAACACCCGTGGGTACCCATGGACAATAATCCGAAAGGGTTCTGAAAAAGGCCATCCTGCACCGCAAGAACGCGCTCTTCACCCGTACTCTCAACGGCGCCCATGTCGGCGATACGTTCATGAGCCTGATCCACACCGCCGAACTGAACCACGTGACCCCGTTTGAGTATCTGGTGGCACTCCAGCGCCATGCCGACGCGGTCGCCGCGAACCCCGCCGACTGGATGCCCTGGAACTACCAGGCGGCGCTGACTCCGCAACAGGCTGGCCCCGCACCGCCTGATTAGTCGACCCGCGCGCCAGTCGAGCGTTTTACGCAGCATTGCCGGAAGGACACGCTGCTCGGATCACCAGGTGAGTACAGTGGCCTTGCTGGTAGCCTTCGAGGTGCTACCAAGAACGGACGCCCTGAAAAGTGCAGTTCCGCCTTGTTCTTGATGCCGCGGAAGTTTTCGACAGACAACCGTGATACGCGTATGACTTCTCCGTGTTTTTTGGCGCTGTTACTGCGACACAGCCGCCTCGTTCGCCCTGGCTTCGATCTCGGCGCAAGCCTGCATCAGTTGATCGAAGGGGAGTGCGTCGCCCACCATCACCTCGTCGGCCAGCATCGCTTCATAGTCGGCGGCGAGGGCTTCTCGCGCCTCACCCTCAGGGACGATTCTCAAATGCCCCTGGGTCGCCGACGCATAGTCGATGACCGCGCCACCGACATCCTTCTCGATGAAGAAGAAGGATTTGTGCTGCGCCACGGCAGCGGCGACAGCGCGATCCGTGATAACGCCGGCGAAATGCTGGTTGCGCGCGATGGCGGCCAAGTCATGCCAGTGCCGCGCATACCGTTCACCGCGGATGCGGCCTTGGGCACAGTACACGTGCGCTGCTGTGGCCTTTTCCCAGAAGGTTCGCGCCACACTCATGACCAGGGGCGAAGCCGTGGGAAATGACAGGTCGGGCAGATGCCCGTCCATGTCGCAAACCACGGGCAGCACCTGATGTGGTTCGCCGGTGGCGCGCCCGCCGAACTCCAGCGCGACAACGGGCGGCACGTAGCCCGTGCCTTGCGCGAGCGCCGGGTAATAGAGAAGTAGCTTGTCGTTATCCTTGCCGCCGATTTCGACCTTGGCGTCTAGTCGATCGTGCGCCAGCGAGGCCTCAATGACCGGTTGCACGTTCGCTGCGATCCATTCGGGCAGGCGATGGCGCACGGCCTTGGTCCATCTGTCGGCCTGGCTGCGGCTGGCCGGCAGATCGCCGTCGCCGCCGACCAAGTCTGCGATCAGCTTGCGGATGTCGTAGGTCAGATCGACATCCTCGGAGAAGCGGTCAATGATCTTGTAGACCTTGGACAAGGACGTGCCGCCCTTGAAGGCCAAGTCGGCGGCCAGCGGCGACTCGAATAGGGCACGCAGTGTCCACACCACCCACACATCCTTTTCGAGCAGGTGAGTGGGGCGTCCTGTTTCCGCGCGGACTTGTTCTAGCGCTTCGCGCTGGTCGTCTTGGCTGAGTGCAAAGAAGTATTCAGCCACGCGCTGCTTCCTTGCCGATCGCCTGGGCCATCCAAGACGGCAGAGCCGCACGGGCAGAGGCCAGGGCACGCCACTCGTTATGAGGAAGGGTGCGGCGCAGCGTGACCAGCGACTCGCCAGCATGCGTAGGTCCCATCCAGGCCAAGGCACGTACTGCGGCACCGGCGGGTCCCGTGCCCAAGGCCAGCATCCAGCCAGGCACATGCTTCACCAGCACTTCCGAGCGCCCCAGCTTCAGCTTCCGGGTTCGGCCGGAGGTCAGGTAGACCTCGCGGATGGGGACCTGTTGCGTCAATCCCAGAGCGTTGGCAGCGTTGGCGCCATGTGGCGCGACGGTCTCACCGCTTTGCTCCGCCATTGCCTTCACGACCTTCTCTGGCGCGGGTGCGCGCGTGCCGAACCGGCTGGAAACCGGAGCGACATAGGTGCCTCGCGTCACACGCAGCAGCTTGCCGGCCTTGACTAGCCGCGAGAACGCCTGATCGACCGCGACCCGGCTTCCCAGGTGGAGGAATACCTTGGGCGACAGCACGCCCCCTTCTGGCAGGGATTGGGCGTGCAGCAGGATCGACTCGGGCAGCGTGTTCATGGAGCACCTCAAGTAAGAATTATACATCAGTTCCTGACATCAAGGAAACAGCAAAGATTCCGCCGCGCCGTTCAGGGTGCGGCGACACCACCACACGGAGAAGGCCGGCAATCAATGGCGGTCAGGTTATCGAGGTTCATAAGGGTCTGCATCTCCCCATCATGAACGGAACCCGATCCGGCTTCAGACTCATGTTGGAAGAGGCTAGGAGTGGCGGGGATCCGGACGTGCAGGCGATAATGGAGGCCGGCACAGAGTCGGTCGAGTGGGTGAGACAAGAGCTGGCCTGTGCCGATCTGCACGACAAGCGTCTGGATCGTCGGTTGCTGAAGACCGCCGAACACTTCGCGAAATCTTCGTCCTTGCCGATCAAGGAGGCGTGCGGCAATTGGGCCCATACGCAGGTGGCGAGACGGTCGACGCGGCGACGCTGATCCTACATATGCGGGAAGCATTCATCATGAGGGATCGGGGTTCAGGAAGGGCGGTGGAGGTGTGAAAGTTGCTGGATAGCCGTCCGCAAACGGGGGGTGGAGCGGAGGTGATCCCATCGGAGGATAGGACTATCGATTGCGTCCCAGCGCACATGCGGTAATATACGAAAACTGTCAACTAGCGCATATGATACGGGAATGGCGACGATCGGCCAGTACCTTGATGAGCATCTGGCTCGCGGACGCGCCTACTTCACGCGGGAGGAGGCGCAGGCTGCGCTCGGCCTTGCGTCGCACCCGCTGAGCGTCGCTTTGCTGCGGCAGGTCAAGAAAGGACGCCTGGCCAATCCCCGGCGAGGCTTCTACCTGATCCTGCGCCCGGAAGACCGGACGCTCGGCGCACCCGACCCGGTTCGCTGGATCGCCCCGTTGATGCAGAGCCTGAAGCTGGACTACCGCGTGGCCTTGCTGCGCGCGGCTGCCTTCCATGGTTCATCGCATCAGGCGGCGA is part of the Acidiferrobacter thiooxydans genome and harbors:
- a CDS encoding lipoprotein; its protein translation is MMKKIALAAVYALVLAGCAHVTTHHAPQSAVAAARLKQADIAVKDARAHGALWLATPHLLAVARTAAAKGNYGAAIKAANMVILQCQTAERQAAANAHVKPYYPR
- the guaB gene encoding IMP dehydrogenase: MRIVQEALTFDDVLLLPDHSRVLPRDVDLKATLSRHIRLNIPLLSAAMDTVTEARAAICLAQEGGLGVIHKNLNAARQADEVRRVKKFESGVISDPVTATPDMTVRAVVGLMRSHHVSGVPVIRDGQLVGIVTSRDLRFETRNDELIAHIMTPKERLVTVKEGASRDEIQALLHKHRIEKVLVVDDSFRLKGLVTVKDIQKATEKPLAVKDGKGRLRVGAAVGVGAGTEERIERLLEAEVDVLVVDTAHGHSEGVLERVRWIKKHYPNAEVIGGNIATGDAARALVDAGVDAVKVGIGPGSICTTRIVAGVGVPQVTAIDNVARALAGTDVPLISDGGIRYSGDIAKALAAGAHTVMIGSLFAGTDEAPGTVELYQGRSYKTYRGMGSLGAMQDGSSDRYFQEDGAPEKLVPEGIEGRVPYRGSLVSIVYQLIGGLRSSMGYTGSADLAAMRERAQFVRITNAGMRESHVHDVTITKEPPNYQRG
- the guaA gene encoding glutamine-hydrolyzing GMP synthase, giving the protein MSGETKAAAPGLERILILDFGSQYTQLIARRVREAGVYCEIMPCDVDGEAISGFAPRGVILSGSPESVNERDTPRIPDAVLAANVPVLGICYGMQALAAQLGGQVAAAAHREYGYARVRTVGHSPLLADLSDGGEGEAVLDVWMSHGDRVEACPTGFLAIAETDNAPYAAIADEARRYYGLQFHPEVTHTRQGQRIIERFVHGICGCQRAWTERAIIDGILADIRAQVGDEEVVLALSGGVDSSVVAVLLHQAIGDRLTCVFVDNGLLRLHEGDQVMATFADHLGVRVIRVNAAARFLGALKGVDDPERKRKIIGETFITVFEEEAARLARVRWLAQGTIYPDVIESAGAKGGKARVIKSHHNVGGLPERMKLKLLEPLRLLFKDEVRRIGLSLGLPEAMIHRHPFPGPGLGVRILGAVEERYADILRQADAIFIEELRRAGYYDKVSQAFAVFLPVRSVGVVGDGRAYEHVIALRAVETVDFMTANWAELPYALLGRVSSRIINEVRGVSRVVYDVSGKPPATIEWE
- a CDS encoding IS66 family transposase, with the protein product MAPLFAPVEEALVVHLRSESHWHADETRCMVFVDIEGKVGHRWYLWVFQSPSVIHYVLDPTRSADVPIAELAQVQGGIVSCDRYSAYKKFVRLHTTFVLAFCWAHQRRDFLELANSYPDNRRD
- a CDS encoding IS66 family transposase, with translation MTWVDAIADLYHHNGLRLQADPDSALYAAHHARLQQAVHDLATRRDEALADPKLALPAAQVLHSMQNHWSGLTVFVEHPWVPMDNNPKGF
- a CDS encoding nucleotidyl transferase AbiEii/AbiGii toxin family protein — its product is MAEYFFALSQDDQREALEQVRAETGRPTHLLEKDVWVVWTLRALFESPLAADLAFKGGTSLSKVYKIIDRFSEDVDLTYDIRKLIADLVGGDGDLPASRSQADRWTKAVRHRLPEWIAANVQPVIEASLAHDRLDAKVEIGGKDNDKLLLYYPALAQGTGYVPPVVALEFGGRATGEPHQVLPVVCDMDGHLPDLSFPTASPLVMSVARTFWEKATAAHVYCAQGRIRGERYARHWHDLAAIARNQHFAGVITDRAVAAAVAQHKSFFFIEKDVGGAVIDYASATQGHLRIVPEGEAREALAADYEAMLADEVMVGDALPFDQLMQACAEIEARANEAAVSQ
- a CDS encoding DUF6088 family protein; this translates as MNTLPESILLHAQSLPEGGVLSPKVFLHLGSRVAVDQAFSRLVKAGKLLRVTRGTYVAPVSSRFGTRAPAPEKVVKAMAEQSGETVAPHGANAANALGLTQQVPIREVYLTSGRTRKLKLGRSEVLVKHVPGWMLALGTGPAGAAVRALAWMGPTHAGESLVTLRRTLPHNEWRALASARAALPSWMAQAIGKEAARG
- a CDS encoding transposase DNA-binding-containing protein, which translates into the protein MLEEARSGGDPDVQAIMEAGTESVEWVRQELACADLHDKRLDRRLLKTAEHFAKSSSLPIKEACGNWAHTQVARRSTRRR